In Streptomyces canus, one DNA window encodes the following:
- a CDS encoding universal stress protein — translation MQPVITVGLDGSPESLAAARWAADEADRRKLTLRLLHAWPLLVPEPARVPSDVDQNYWAKRFVHTARAELESSHPGLTIIGSLVADDARKALLQAASDSELIVLGSRGLDSVGSYFLGDVSMPVVARTQRPVVLVRTGYRTAQPTQPTPANRVVVALKLHGSSDELLDFAFHTAAVRGVALLAVHGRSVPLHARVPWGVDHAVTEEMTGDAQQELSKALHRWREKYPQVDAAHAIRLETPAKAVVHAGEGAALLVVGRRTHRHDMAPHLGHVTHAAIHHGRCPVAVVPHG, via the coding sequence ATGCAGCCAGTGATCACCGTGGGCCTCGACGGCTCACCCGAGAGCCTCGCCGCCGCCCGTTGGGCCGCCGACGAGGCGGACAGGCGCAAACTCACGCTGCGCCTGCTGCACGCGTGGCCGCTGCTGGTGCCGGAACCGGCCCGCGTCCCTTCGGACGTCGATCAGAACTACTGGGCGAAGCGCTTCGTCCACACCGCGCGCGCGGAACTGGAATCCAGCCACCCGGGTCTGACCATCATCGGGAGCCTGGTGGCCGACGACGCCCGGAAGGCTTTGCTCCAGGCGGCGTCGGACTCCGAGCTGATCGTGCTCGGCTCACGGGGGCTGGATTCCGTCGGAAGCTACTTCCTGGGTGACGTCAGCATGCCGGTCGTTGCCCGGACACAGCGGCCGGTGGTCCTGGTCCGCACGGGATACAGGACAGCGCAGCCGACGCAGCCGACGCCGGCGAACCGTGTGGTCGTGGCACTGAAACTCCACGGATCCAGCGACGAACTGCTCGACTTCGCCTTCCACACCGCCGCGGTCAGAGGGGTTGCGCTCCTGGCCGTACACGGCCGAAGCGTGCCGCTGCACGCGCGCGTGCCCTGGGGAGTGGACCACGCCGTGACCGAAGAGATGACAGGGGACGCGCAGCAGGAGCTGAGCAAGGCCCTGCACCGCTGGCGCGAGAAGTACCCGCAGGTGGACGCGGCCCACGCCATCCGGCTCGAGACGCCCGCGAAGGCCGTCGTTCATGCTGGCGAAGGCGCCGCGCTGCTCGTCGTCGGCCGGCGCACACACCGGCACGACATGGCACCCCACCTGGGCCACGTGACCCACGCCGCCATCCATCACGGGCGCTGCCCCGTCGCCGTCGTCCCCCATGGCTGA
- a CDS encoding SAM-dependent methyltransferase encodes MPDHASTPGPAAHQKIDTSVPHSARIWNYWLGGKDNYPVDEQAGDAYTAVFPGIVTIARSSRAFLRRNITYLVAEAGIRQFLDVGTGLPTAENTHEVAQRLAPETRIVYVDNDPMVLAHARALLYSTPEGATAYVDANVLDPDRILAAAADTLDFSRPTALILSNILGHVADYDQARSIITRLMGALPSGSYLSINDGSRGFDPVFEEAQDAYNESGAVPYNLRTVDEITSLFDGLELLEPGVVSVPHWRPDPTGPAPEVIAEHGGLARKP; translated from the coding sequence ATGCCCGACCACGCGAGCACGCCCGGACCGGCGGCGCATCAGAAGATCGACACCTCGGTGCCGCACTCGGCCCGTATCTGGAACTACTGGCTGGGCGGGAAGGACAACTACCCCGTCGACGAGCAGGCCGGCGACGCGTACACCGCCGTGTTCCCCGGCATCGTGACCATCGCCCGCAGCAGCCGTGCGTTCCTGCGCCGCAACATCACGTACTTGGTCGCCGAGGCGGGCATACGACAGTTCCTGGATGTCGGAACGGGCCTGCCGACCGCCGAGAACACTCATGAGGTCGCCCAGCGGCTCGCCCCCGAGACCCGGATCGTCTACGTAGACAACGACCCCATGGTCCTGGCACACGCCCGAGCCCTGCTCTACTCCACTCCGGAGGGGGCGACCGCCTACGTCGACGCCAACGTGCTGGACCCGGACCGCATCCTCGCGGCCGCTGCCGACACGCTGGACTTCAGCCGGCCCACCGCCCTGATCCTCAGCAACATCCTGGGCCACGTCGCCGACTACGACCAGGCGCGCTCCATCATCACCCGCCTGATGGGAGCGCTGCCGTCCGGCAGCTACCTCTCCATCAACGATGGTTCGCGAGGCTTCGACCCGGTCTTCGAGGAGGCCCAGGACGCCTACAACGAGAGCGGCGCCGTGCCGTACAACCTGCGCACCGTCGACGAGATCACCTCGCTCTTCGACGGCCTGGAGCTGCTGGAACCCGGCGTCGTCTCGGTCCCCCACTGGCGGCCCGACCCCACCGGCCCGGCCCCGGAAGTCATCGCCGAACACGGCGGACTCGCCCGCAAGCCGTGA
- a CDS encoding peptidase inhibitor family I36 protein, whose amino-acid sequence MRYTKTIGTIAGALVLAGGTMLTASPPASALAAAPSGCPSGALCVYSGLNYSGSHSYLQDCNRYWSSFGRDNISASWFNNGTSGRWARIWVDPNFGSANWSANARGTGDPDGRDRVAYNAGSSNDWPWSTSDAAAC is encoded by the coding sequence ATGCGCTACACCAAGACCATCGGCACCATCGCCGGAGCACTCGTACTGGCGGGCGGAACCATGCTGACCGCCTCCCCGCCCGCCTCCGCGCTCGCCGCGGCCCCCTCCGGCTGTCCGTCCGGGGCGCTGTGCGTCTACAGCGGACTGAACTACAGCGGCAGTCACTCGTATCTGCAGGACTGCAACCGCTACTGGTCGTCCTTCGGCCGCGACAACATCAGCGCCTCGTGGTTCAACAACGGCACGAGCGGACGCTGGGCACGCATCTGGGTGGACCCCAACTTCGGAAGCGCCAACTGGAGCGCGAACGCCCGCGGAACCGGTGACCCCGACGGGCGGGACCGCGTCGCGTACAACGCCGGCAGCAGCAACGACTGGCCGTGGAGCACCAGCGACGCCGCGGCCTGCTGA
- a CDS encoding ArsR/SmtB family transcription factor produces the protein MPTDDLPETFHVTTDEQLRAVSNLTRHRIMAVLRFEPATITQIAERVGLAKGSSSYHVRLLERAGLVKVVRTRKVRGVTERYYAMAARSIELPDPGEGGPDVLMRHAVADLEASPVDGERHVRMAHLRLTEEQFAQLGARLQALADEYRELSDPSLPDASLVFALFHPAPRQQAEGGAK, from the coding sequence ATGCCTACCGATGATCTCCCCGAGACGTTTCACGTCACCACGGATGAGCAACTACGCGCCGTCTCCAATCTGACGCGCCACCGGATCATGGCCGTGCTCCGCTTCGAGCCGGCGACGATTACGCAGATCGCCGAACGGGTGGGCCTTGCGAAGGGAAGTTCCAGCTATCACGTGCGGCTGTTGGAGCGGGCAGGCCTGGTGAAGGTGGTGCGGACGCGGAAGGTGCGGGGTGTCACCGAGCGGTATTACGCGATGGCCGCACGGTCGATCGAGCTGCCCGATCCGGGTGAGGGAGGCCCGGATGTGCTGATGCGACATGCGGTGGCGGACTTGGAGGCGTCGCCGGTGGACGGCGAGCGGCACGTGCGGATGGCGCATCTGCGGCTCACCGAGGAGCAGTTCGCGCAGCTGGGGGCGCGGTTGCAGGCTCTGGCGGACGAGTACCGGGAGCTGTCCGATCCGTCACTGCCGGACGCGTCACTCGTCTTCGCACTCTTCCACCCGGCACCGCGCCAGCAGGCCGAGGGGGGCGCCAAGTGA
- a CDS encoding NADH-ubiquinone oxidoreductase-F iron-sulfur binding region domain-containing protein, translating into MNSPTAVSSASHEHTAEPDSSAAARLLAGWHATGRPTDLTDHLRRHGQPPAATVLGSRTSMPLVEAVESAGLTGRGGAGFPTARKLRAVAERGGRAVVVVNAMESEPASRKDQFLLAVAPHLVLDGAVLAATAVGADTVHVCLPRTRSAQYRQLSEALDERHRHRLDRVRLRLHALPHAYVSSESTALVRWLNGGPARPQGSPPRAHERGVARRPTLIHNAETLAHLALIARHGPDWFRRTGTPDEPGTTLVTVSGAVTTPGVQEVAIGTPLATIVDRAGGPTQPVRAVLLGGFAGTWLPSEHLDTPLTQRDLAPLGAAPGAGVLVSLAHSACGLSETARILAYLAAHGARQCGPCHFGLPAVADDFAMLAAGRSDPDLLPRLHRRTGLLPGRGACRHPDGAARLAASALSTFADDVDHHRTYGPCPAGHRSPLIPVPPAIPPETWR; encoded by the coding sequence ATGAACTCCCCGACTGCCGTGTCCTCCGCGTCCCACGAACACACGGCTGAGCCGGACTCGTCCGCGGCCGCCCGACTGCTGGCCGGATGGCACGCCACCGGGCGACCGACCGACCTCACCGATCACCTCCGGCGCCACGGGCAGCCTCCTGCCGCCACGGTTCTCGGCAGCCGGACGTCGATGCCGCTGGTGGAGGCTGTCGAGTCGGCCGGGCTCACCGGGCGCGGCGGCGCCGGGTTCCCCACCGCGCGCAAGCTGCGGGCCGTGGCGGAACGTGGCGGCCGGGCCGTGGTCGTCGTCAATGCCATGGAGAGCGAACCCGCCAGCCGCAAGGACCAGTTCCTGCTCGCCGTCGCACCCCACCTCGTCCTCGATGGTGCCGTCCTGGCCGCGACCGCGGTCGGCGCCGATACCGTCCACGTGTGCCTGCCACGCACCCGCAGCGCCCAGTACCGGCAGCTGAGCGAAGCCCTGGACGAACGACACCGCCACCGCCTCGACCGGGTGCGGCTGCGCCTGCACGCCCTTCCGCACGCCTACGTCTCCAGCGAGTCGACCGCGTTGGTGCGCTGGCTCAACGGCGGCCCGGCCCGGCCGCAGGGCAGCCCGCCACGCGCCCACGAACGCGGCGTCGCCCGGCGCCCCACCCTCATCCACAACGCCGAGACCCTCGCCCACCTCGCTCTCATCGCCCGACACGGCCCCGACTGGTTCCGCCGCACGGGAACCCCGGACGAGCCCGGCACGACACTTGTGACCGTCTCCGGCGCCGTCACCACCCCGGGCGTCCAGGAGGTCGCGATCGGCACGCCGCTCGCCACGATCGTCGACCGTGCCGGAGGTCCCACGCAGCCTGTGAGGGCGGTCCTCCTCGGTGGCTTCGCCGGCACCTGGCTCCCGTCGGAACACCTGGACACCCCCCTCACCCAGCGCGACCTGGCCCCGCTGGGCGCCGCCCCCGGGGCGGGCGTGCTCGTCTCCCTTGCCCACTCGGCCTGCGGGCTGAGCGAGACGGCGCGCATTCTCGCCTACCTCGCCGCCCACGGTGCCCGCCAGTGCGGACCGTGCCACTTCGGACTGCCCGCCGTCGCCGACGACTTCGCCATGCTGGCCGCCGGACGGAGCGACCCCGACCTGCTGCCCCGGCTGCACCGGAGGACCGGTCTGCTGCCGGGCCGGGGTGCCTGCCGCCATCCCGACGGTGCCGCCCGCCTCGCCGCCTCCGCCTTGAGCACCTTCGCCGACGACGTCGACCACCACCGCACCTACGGCCCCTGCCCCGCCGGCCACCGGTCGCCCCTCATCCCCGTACCGCCCGCCATACCCCCGGAGACCTGGCGATGA
- a CDS encoding RNA polymerase sigma factor: MTYDDVPEGASPTEPGAGLSQSMFVPLDLEVDFEAFYLGHHEVFHAYAEVHFGNRETAEEVIHEVFLEIHAGWSQLLSAGNLEQGAWAIVRRIVHNRLDAEGRGPAFVINGPIAQALDTALVTARDKLRKMESTSGLYEAIAELPDRQFEVIVLRYILGYPTAKVAWYIGIDDRTVGHHLRRAKERLRLKLGLPETPKKSKHKGVGA, translated from the coding sequence GTGACGTACGACGACGTCCCCGAGGGCGCCTCGCCGACGGAGCCCGGCGCCGGGCTCTCGCAGTCCATGTTCGTCCCCCTCGACCTGGAAGTGGACTTCGAGGCCTTCTACCTCGGGCACCACGAGGTCTTCCACGCGTACGCCGAAGTCCACTTCGGTAACCGGGAGACCGCGGAAGAGGTCATCCACGAGGTCTTCCTCGAGATCCACGCCGGCTGGTCGCAGCTGCTGAGCGCGGGCAACCTCGAACAGGGCGCATGGGCGATCGTGCGGCGAATCGTCCACAACCGCCTCGACGCGGAAGGGCGGGGACCGGCGTTCGTCATCAACGGCCCCATCGCCCAGGCCCTCGACACGGCGCTCGTCACGGCCCGCGACAAGCTCCGGAAGATGGAGTCCACCAGCGGCCTGTACGAGGCGATCGCCGAACTCCCCGACCGCCAGTTCGAGGTGATCGTGCTGCGCTACATACTCGGCTACCCGACCGCCAAGGTCGCCTGGTACATCGGCATCGACGACCGCACCGTCGGCCACCATCTGCGCCGCGCCAAGGAACGCCTGCGCCTCAAGCTCGGTCTGCCCGAGACCCCGAAGAAGTCCAAGCACAAAGGAGTGGGAGCGTGA
- a CDS encoding TetR/AcrR family transcriptional regulator, with product MPKRVDHTERRTAIAEALVRVAGRRGLHAVGMRDVAAEAGVSLRLVQYYFETKEKLLLFGLEHLTERFGERASARVQAAGDSPGPREMIEALLMAALPTDEDSRTFHFVYTSYAVLAVTDQALAAQPFIKSPDAAEGAVTRLLRQAQEAALLNPGVDAQLEAAGLLAMSAGLGTSILVGQRSPESAIAVLDHHLNRIFRTGEAAD from the coding sequence ATGCCCAAGCGCGTGGACCACACGGAACGGCGCACCGCGATCGCCGAGGCACTGGTCCGGGTCGCCGGGCGACGCGGGCTGCATGCCGTGGGCATGCGCGATGTGGCAGCAGAGGCAGGTGTGTCGCTGCGGCTGGTGCAGTACTACTTCGAGACCAAGGAGAAGCTGCTGCTCTTCGGACTGGAGCACCTGACGGAGCGGTTCGGGGAACGGGCCTCCGCCCGTGTGCAGGCCGCCGGGGACAGTCCGGGGCCGCGGGAAATGATCGAGGCGCTACTGATGGCGGCGCTGCCGACCGACGAGGACAGCCGCACCTTCCACTTCGTCTACACCTCGTACGCCGTTCTGGCCGTGACCGATCAGGCACTCGCCGCCCAACCCTTCATCAAGAGCCCGGATGCCGCAGAAGGCGCGGTAACCCGGCTCCTCCGGCAGGCGCAGGAGGCAGCTCTGCTCAACCCGGGCGTGGACGCGCAGTTGGAGGCAGCCGGCCTGCTTGCCATGTCCGCAGGACTCGGAACCAGCATCCTTGTCGGCCAGCGCAGCCCGGAGTCCGCCATCGCCGTCCTGGACCACCACCTGAACCGGATCTTCCGCACCGGTGAGGCCGCTGATTGA
- a CDS encoding ferredoxin, protein MTPTKTLRVDRIACTGQGLCGELLPELIGLDEWGYPVIKVRAVPDHLRTHTRRAVAACPRLALHADDGPA, encoded by the coding sequence ATGACCCCCACCAAGACCCTGCGTGTCGACCGCATCGCCTGCACCGGGCAGGGCCTGTGCGGCGAACTGCTCCCCGAGCTGATCGGCCTCGACGAATGGGGCTACCCCGTTATCAAGGTCCGAGCCGTCCCCGACCATCTGCGCACCCACACGCGCCGGGCCGTCGCCGCCTGCCCCCGCCTTGCCCTCCACGCCGACGACGGTCCCGCGTGA
- a CDS encoding helix-turn-helix domain-containing protein, translated as MVERPEKRVLTGPDLKAFYKALSNPVRRDILSYLGQHGEANSTSVAKALGESTGTTSYHLRKLADLKLIAEIEERSAGRERWWKSLMTDIFTPPGLELTADEREAAVKIGALKMTHDLNLVVSAYAGYDASAGWNQIYRSGLRMTKEQVATFVEEYQTLLRKYLTEPGDHPPDSRSMAVRLVVVPDEGPRPTLPAESDDDQRRI; from the coding sequence ATGGTCGAGCGCCCCGAGAAGAGAGTGCTCACCGGCCCGGACCTCAAAGCCTTCTACAAGGCCCTGTCCAACCCGGTGCGCCGCGACATCCTGAGCTACCTCGGCCAGCACGGCGAAGCGAACTCCACCAGCGTCGCCAAGGCGCTCGGCGAAAGTACCGGCACCACCAGCTACCACCTGCGCAAACTCGCTGACCTCAAGCTGATCGCCGAGATCGAGGAACGGTCCGCCGGTCGGGAACGCTGGTGGAAGTCGCTCATGACGGACATCTTCACGCCGCCGGGCCTGGAACTGACGGCCGACGAACGCGAGGCCGCGGTCAAGATCGGCGCGCTCAAGATGACCCATGACCTGAACCTGGTCGTGAGCGCATACGCCGGATACGACGCCTCCGCGGGCTGGAACCAGATCTACCGCTCCGGGCTGCGGATGACGAAGGAACAGGTCGCCACGTTCGTCGAGGAGTATCAGACGCTGCTGCGCAAGTACCTGACCGAGCCCGGCGACCACCCACCCGACTCACGGAGCATGGCCGTACGCCTGGTGGTTGTGCCCGACGAAGGACCCCGGCCCACCCTGCCGGCCGAGTCGGACGACGATCAGCGCCGCATCTGA
- a CDS encoding alpha/beta fold hydrolase, protein MSDTAVRARADIGRYVSDAWRDRYFAACDAVYALGAPALAEQDVETSFGTTHVYRYGPEDEAARSRTPVVLVHGAGSCSAMWYPNTPALSADRPVYAIDTPGDPGRSEQRESIHQPERAAQWLDETLAGLGLDRVHLVGTSYGGWLTLNQAHRRPGRLASVTLLDPGGLEKVGLRFFVWIFAGLFATFAPTALRPRLAAWLEQPVLVMPELRTMIRTALRAYRIRRPAPLPLSEEELSTIRTPLYLVLGKRSLLVHPQRQAERVPRLVPGARAEIISDTGHGPQIDHAEEINRRMLNFMASVD, encoded by the coding sequence GTGTCCGACACTGCTGTCCGTGCCCGAGCCGACATAGGCCGCTATGTGAGCGATGCCTGGCGCGACCGCTACTTCGCGGCTTGCGACGCTGTCTATGCACTGGGCGCACCCGCGCTCGCGGAACAGGACGTGGAGACGTCCTTCGGCACCACGCATGTCTATCGCTACGGCCCCGAGGACGAGGCCGCTCGATCCCGCACTCCCGTCGTCCTGGTGCACGGGGCGGGCTCGTGCTCCGCCATGTGGTACCCGAACACTCCCGCCCTCAGCGCCGACCGCCCGGTCTACGCGATCGACACCCCGGGTGATCCCGGCCGCAGCGAGCAGCGCGAATCGATCCACCAACCCGAGCGCGCCGCACAGTGGCTGGACGAGACCCTCGCCGGACTCGGTCTCGACCGCGTGCACCTCGTCGGTACCTCCTACGGCGGATGGCTCACCCTGAACCAGGCGCACCGCAGGCCCGGTCGCCTCGCCTCGGTCACGCTGCTCGACCCTGGCGGCCTGGAAAAAGTGGGACTGCGTTTCTTCGTCTGGATCTTCGCCGGCCTTTTCGCGACCTTCGCGCCCACAGCACTGCGCCCGCGGCTGGCGGCCTGGCTGGAACAGCCGGTCCTCGTCATGCCGGAACTGCGCACGATGATCAGAACGGCCCTTCGCGCCTATCGCATACGCCGCCCGGCCCCGCTTCCGCTGTCCGAGGAAGAGTTGTCCACCATCAGGACTCCGCTCTACCTCGTGCTCGGCAAGCGAAGCCTGCTCGTGCACCCGCAGCGGCAGGCGGAGCGTGTGCCGCGCCTGGTCCCCGGTGCCCGAGCCGAGATCATCTCCGACACGGGCCACGGGCCGCAGATCGACCACGCGGAGGAGATCAACCGCAGGATGCTGAACTTCATGGCCTCCGTCGACTGA
- a CDS encoding Rv1733c family protein: MSTQGSPYTPGPPPRRGDAAAKGRNSLRRASDTFECWMRRVLMVVLVLGLPAAAVSAGLTAYEASMHTVRTQAAERHQVTARLTSTAGGGDWVKRPARVRWTDPNGVVRTGAVLVKPGTPKGSTVRVWVTRKGQVTEPPTTTLNATTSGWLVGGMAAFGVGAGSYALGAGMRLVLNRRRYAQWDAEWGLVEPRWSARFRP, translated from the coding sequence ATGAGCACACAAGGTTCGCCATACACACCCGGTCCACCGCCGAGGCGCGGCGATGCCGCGGCCAAGGGCCGGAACTCCCTGAGGCGTGCGTCCGACACGTTCGAGTGCTGGATGCGCCGCGTTCTGATGGTCGTTCTCGTCCTCGGGCTGCCGGCAGCCGCCGTCAGCGCGGGACTGACAGCGTACGAAGCGTCGATGCACACGGTGCGGACCCAGGCAGCGGAACGGCACCAGGTCACCGCCCGGCTGACGTCGACCGCCGGGGGTGGCGATTGGGTGAAGCGACCGGCGCGGGTTCGCTGGACCGACCCCAACGGTGTCGTGCGGACGGGCGCGGTTCTGGTGAAGCCGGGAACTCCCAAGGGCTCCACCGTACGTGTGTGGGTGACCCGTAAGGGACAAGTCACCGAGCCGCCGACGACCACGCTCAACGCGACGACCAGCGGCTGGCTGGTGGGCGGTATGGCGGCGTTCGGCGTGGGCGCCGGATCCTACGCGCTCGGGGCGGGCATGCGCCTGGTCCTGAACCGGAGACGGTACGCGCAATGGGACGCCGAATGGGGGCTGGTGGAACCCCGGTGGTCCGCACGCTTCCGTCCGTGA
- a CDS encoding ferric reductase-like transmembrane domain-containing protein, translating to MTTLALTGSPLWYASRAGGTLALILLTITVVLGIASGGRTAPRRIGRFEVGLLHRNLSLLTLVFLAVHVVTAVLDPFVHLSWAVSVVPFSASYRPLWLGLGTVALDLLLAVLVTSGLRRRLGVRRWKAVHWLAYAAWPVAIFHSAGTGTDTRLSLQLWLYAACLVSVVGAVWWRLAKAGPERVVGRLVAAVAAIAVPVALTAFLAAGPLQPGWAQHAATTAILHGGGR from the coding sequence ATGACGACACTGGCCCTGACCGGCAGCCCCCTGTGGTACGCGAGCCGCGCCGGTGGCACCCTCGCCCTGATCCTGCTCACCATTACCGTGGTGCTCGGCATCGCCTCCGGCGGACGCACCGCGCCGCGGCGGATCGGCAGGTTCGAGGTGGGACTGCTGCACCGCAACCTGTCCCTGCTGACCCTGGTGTTCCTCGCTGTCCACGTGGTGACCGCGGTGCTCGATCCGTTCGTCCACCTGAGCTGGGCGGTGTCCGTGGTGCCGTTCTCGGCGTCCTACCGACCGCTCTGGCTCGGCCTCGGCACGGTCGCGCTTGACCTGCTGCTCGCGGTGCTGGTCACCAGCGGGCTACGGCGCCGGCTCGGGGTACGCCGTTGGAAGGCTGTGCATTGGTTGGCCTACGCCGCCTGGCCGGTCGCCATCTTCCACAGCGCCGGCACCGGTACCGACACCCGGCTTTCCCTCCAGCTGTGGCTGTATGCCGCCTGCCTGGTGTCGGTGGTCGGTGCCGTGTGGTGGCGACTGGCGAAGGCCGGTCCGGAGCGGGTCGTCGGACGCCTGGTCGCCGCCGTGGCCGCCATCGCCGTACCTGTGGCGCTGACCGCGTTCCTCGCTGCGGGGCCGCTCCAGCCGGGCTGGGCCCAGCATGCCGCCACGACGGCGATCCTGCACGGGGGCGGACGATGA
- a CDS encoding MFS transporter: MTSGVRKLPTGFGRLWTAQTVSSLGDGVSHAALPLIALTLTRDPMALAVVTAAGTLPWLLFGVLGGALVDRWDRRRTMWVMDASRAVLLAIPAAAAALDLLSIPLLAAVAFLLGLGGLFFDTAATAYLPDLLGRDPALLERANSRLRGAQTAMSGFAGPPAGSALLALGRAVPLLADAVSFMLSALLVRTLPAMPRPVPEVRESLLLQARAGASYVFRDRLLLGLALRPAVGNVAFLAVETVLALFAHDRLGIDTYGFGLLLTAEATGGLLGAGIASYLGRRLGTGTALTCTAAVEGLAILGLAAAPNPYVAGLALAVCGAGMGATMVLGPSLRQAIVPAHLMGRVASTSRMLAMCAAPVGAFLGGWLATTYDIRTPLYAAAVLLLTMTAITASMTSNRRVEAALWAAPPADGPDHPAYKDLAQESAPDSL; the protein is encoded by the coding sequence GTGACCTCAGGCGTCAGGAAGTTGCCGACCGGGTTCGGACGGCTGTGGACCGCGCAGACGGTGTCCTCGCTCGGTGACGGGGTGTCGCACGCCGCGCTGCCGCTGATCGCGTTGACGTTGACGCGGGATCCGATGGCGCTCGCCGTCGTCACGGCCGCCGGTACGCTGCCGTGGCTGCTCTTCGGGGTGCTCGGCGGTGCGCTGGTGGACCGCTGGGACCGCCGGCGCACGATGTGGGTCATGGACGCGTCGCGTGCCGTGCTGCTCGCGATACCGGCGGCAGCGGCTGCACTCGACCTGCTGAGCATTCCGCTGCTCGCGGCCGTCGCCTTCCTGCTCGGCCTCGGCGGACTCTTCTTCGATACGGCCGCCACGGCCTATCTGCCGGATCTGCTCGGCCGCGACCCCGCACTCCTGGAGCGAGCCAACTCCCGCTTGCGCGGAGCCCAGACCGCCATGTCCGGCTTCGCGGGACCGCCCGCGGGCAGTGCGCTGCTCGCGCTCGGGCGGGCGGTTCCGCTGCTCGCCGACGCGGTGTCGTTCATGCTCTCCGCGCTGCTCGTCCGTACGCTGCCCGCCATGCCCCGGCCCGTGCCGGAGGTCCGCGAGTCGCTGCTTCTGCAGGCGCGGGCCGGTGCGTCGTACGTCTTCCGGGACCGGCTGCTGCTCGGGCTCGCGCTCCGCCCGGCGGTCGGGAACGTCGCCTTCCTCGCTGTGGAGACCGTCCTCGCCCTCTTCGCACACGACCGACTCGGCATCGACACCTACGGCTTCGGCCTGCTCCTCACGGCGGAGGCCACCGGCGGCCTGCTCGGTGCGGGCATCGCCTCCTACCTTGGCCGACGACTCGGCACCGGCACCGCACTGACCTGTACAGCCGCCGTCGAGGGGCTTGCCATCCTGGGCCTGGCCGCTGCCCCGAACCCGTACGTGGCCGGGCTGGCGCTCGCCGTCTGTGGGGCCGGCATGGGCGCCACGATGGTGCTCGGGCCCTCCCTCCGGCAGGCGATCGTCCCGGCCCACCTCATGGGCCGGGTCGCCTCCACCTCCCGCATGCTGGCCATGTGCGCCGCTCCGGTCGGGGCCTTCCTCGGTGGCTGGCTGGCCACCACCTACGACATCCGCACCCCCCTCTACGCCGCCGCCGTCCTCCTCCTGACGATGACGGCCATCACGGCATCCATGACCAGCAACCGCCGGGTCGAAGCGGCGCTGTGGGCCGCTCCCCCGGCCGACGGCCCGGATCACCCGGCATACAAGGATCTCGCCCAGGAGAGTGCACCCGACTCGTTGTGA
- a CDS encoding helix-turn-helix domain-containing protein, which yields MERSDTAERLAAHLRMLKSRAGVSYATLAQRTGTSRSALHRYCSGDKVPLGFGPVHAFGTACGATHGELREAHRLWALADAGRCATAPGTEPAEAAPVAGSPMPWRWVLRGTAAVVALSAAFAVLRGRQPRVPLHPQVDWGPVAKVELGPR from the coding sequence ATGGAACGATCGGATACGGCTGAGCGATTAGCGGCGCATCTGCGGATGCTGAAGAGCCGTGCGGGGGTGAGCTACGCGACTCTGGCGCAGCGGACCGGGACCAGCCGCTCCGCCCTGCACCGCTACTGCTCGGGGGACAAGGTCCCCCTCGGCTTCGGCCCTGTGCACGCGTTCGGCACGGCCTGCGGCGCGACCCACGGGGAACTGCGGGAGGCGCACCGGCTGTGGGCGCTCGCGGATGCCGGACGCTGCGCGACCGCGCCCGGCACGGAGCCCGCCGAGGCCGCGCCGGTGGCCGGCTCACCCATGCCCTGGCGATGGGTCCTGCGGGGAACAGCGGCAGTGGTCGCCCTCTCGGCCGCCTTCGCGGTTCTCCGCGGCCGACAGCCCAGAGTGCCGCTGCACCCTCAGGTGGATTGGGGACCTGTTGCGAAAGTGGAACTCGGCCCTAGATGA